Part of the Oryzias melastigma strain HK-1 unplaced genomic scaffold, ASM292280v2 sc01651, whole genome shotgun sequence genome, ATCAAGGACAAGTCAGCTATCAAGATCTCCCTTCTTTTCCATGTTTTCCAGGATATTTGGATTTCCTTTTAAGCTGTTAAATTTGGGAGAAATTGTCTGTGTTCATTATTCCTTCAAAGCAGgtggaagaattcagattcatgAAGGAAAGGAAACAACAGTAGAAAATAGTTCTATCTTAATATGAAGGAGACAGAATAtgatgagacattttttttaatgtttcattttaatttctaacaTGAAATAAAGAACTTTACCTGGAACAGTTGTGACATTCTTGTGTGGTTTGTGCGTGTCTGTACTTTGTGAGTAGTCCGTTCTGTTTCCTGTGAATTTCCTGCACGTGAATGTGATCGTCAGTACATTTATATTCAGTACATATATATTCAGTACTCATATATATTCagtacacatatatatattcctCTTGTTAACATCTTTAAGAGAAGAAACTGACTGTCTCACCAGCTGGTCAGGAGGACACGAAGGGAGAAACAACTTCAGGATACACTTACAAGAGGTAAATACATGAATATAATATTCTCTGGAGTGCATTGAATATTTTTCACATTCATTAAGAAAAGGTTTATTGTgtattattgtgtattttttaaaatacagaatattaacaatatattaacattttttaagaacttattttttcaaatttgtatagTTTATGACAACTCTAAATCGCTGTAGTTTAATAATATACACTTAGCAgcatttgttctttaaaaatattaatattaaagcaAGACCATAGACGCTATCAACAGTACACAACTAAGAAGGTATAAAGTCCTTTATTCtgggacaaaaaaatatttgaaaaaatgatcaactaaaacttttatagCATGAACACCAATGAGTGCTGATGTGTTTAATTAAAGCTAAATCTactgtatacattttttatttcttcatttatcaTCATGATTATTTTAAACACGGCAAATCTAATATTTAACCGTAacaattcttgttttgtttgtttttacaaagcttttttttttccccttttttcagtgtaatgaGCATTTgccaaattttcctaaaagtacttttttaaaattctttttcagGGTTAAACGTGATGGAAAATCAAACGTCTAGTAACTCATTCCACCAGAATATCACGTACGGCTGTAATGAGGGGGAATATGCCATCTATGTGTCTTCGTTGTTCTTCGCTGGTGTTGGTCTCCCTTTGGCTCTCGTTGCGATCATCGCTCTTCGTTCAGTGGTATGGACATTCTCtctattgatttatttgttttggactAAATTTTGAAGCACAAATTTTTTAGAAAACGTTCCTGTGAGTGTTTCTGATGCTCACCTTGCAGGTACGAGCGGACCACGTTGCCCCCGTGTACGTCATCAACCTCCTGATCTCCGACCTCCTTCAGCTTTGCTGCAACGTCGTTTTCGTGGCAACAAATCAGACGAAAATTTGCAAAtacttttaccacatttttaacTATGGTCTCATGGTCAGCATTTGCTTCATGGTGATCATCTCCTTGGAAAGGTAACTATCTGTTCCCCAGCGTGGCTCCTCCCATGTCCACAAACTGACTGTGAATGTGGATCTTGCAGGTACCTGAGTGTGGCCTGGCCGCTCTGGTACAGACTGAGGCGAAACATCAGGACGTCAGTCAAAATCTGCATTGTGGCCTGGCTTATTTGTCTGTCACTGTTGATCATTAATGCATTGATGGGGGAATTAATAATCCTTATGGCGGGTTTCCTGCTCCTTCCAGTccctttgttcattttttccctgtGGGGAACTGTCAAAGCCTTAAACAGGGCACGCAGCGTTCAAACTGACGAAAAACGCAGGATTATAGCCGTACTGGTTCTAGTTCTGATCATTTACACGCTATTGTTTCTGCCAGATATTATTTTCTTAtcatcaaacaataaaaatgttcgtGTTACAGCTTACATCTTCCTTCGCTTCAGTCCTCTGGCAGACTTGGTTCTGTATATTTTCATGAGGAAAGGGATCGGTGACAAGATTCTGGACTGTTTGTGCGGCAAAATGATGCCAGATTCCTTCAACCAGTCAGGACAGAATTCCGCCATTATGGAGTTGGGAAGTCCAGGGGAGACCTGGATTGGAGACTGAGACAACGATTCTAGAGACGTGCAGATAGTTTTTTAGGAAAAGGAGGAGAATTCCAAAAAACTAATTTACTAAAGGGAAACTGCAGCCTGCGGTGACAGCTTTGAAAACAGcggaaaatatgatttattatgCTGAATACGTCCTACaggctgtgaatcaggagtgtcaaactcaatcacacaaggggccaaaatccaaaacgcaccttaggtTTCTAACAccgtaaaactacattttttaaactttgaaagcGTTACTTTTtcacatgattatgaactagatatacagcattacctgcaataatgctagtgtgaatgctgtaaactgaatttggccgctaaagatgctagtgccgatagctgaagatgctgaaattaatagctaaaacactgtagctgatagctgaaaaaactgaagtcagctgaaatattatcttaatgccaaattagcctaaaaaaagaagaaaaaaacaaactaggttatccaaaacagctagcatgtaacagaaaaagtagctaaacttcaaagtatcctaaataatctgaaataaatttgaattagccaaaaacagctagcatgtaaatattagcctaactccgaaacagcctaaaaaatgtaaaaataaaagcctaaattagccaaaacagctagcatgttgctgaaatattagctaaacgccaaattagcctaaataagtcattgtaaatgtcaaaattgtcagaaaaactatcagaatgtcagttttttaaaactttaaaaccgtaactttttatcataatattgaagaataaaaagccaggaatattattccagaataaactaatttaaaccccccgggccttgattttgacacacgTGCTCTAAAGTCTCAAATTTTAATCCCTCATAagagaattgaaaaaaatgtctgacatGTTTTCTAAGCTACTGTTAGCACAGTAAAGCTACACAACTTGAtgaacacaagtttttttgCCAACTtcttaaaggataaccaaaccaggaagttggagggtGACTCCACCCACtacagaaatgtaaataatccagttagaggggcggggcttggcggctggactgttatcattactggagctgcagatcatgacgtcagaacAAATTCTCACAAAATTCACCTGTAATACCTAGTTTCAACCTgtagttaatttagggtttggctACCCTTTAAATACTTTAGCTCGAAATGTTacttttgaagtattttacatttttggtttttgtcaaacttatttgtctttttaaatgtgacatACACTGGTTtagaattcagattttttttaataaattgtgaattttttgttattaaattatccatgtttttaatattttttgtaccatttcactaaataaaaaactacagtGTTTGAGTCTTAACAGAAACTTTGGCTCAGCAATTTAAATgacttaaaagaagaaaaaaattaaaaacaattgaccacaaggagaaaaactgaaaaagtgatTATCAGtgatacttttttatttgataacaCCACACATTCTTGCTTTTTTGAACCATATCATTTTAACTTGTTAGTTTTTTGTAAGACTCAAGTACAGAAAATGTGATGATTAAAGTATTACTCAAAATGTGtgagttattttactttacattaaCGTCTTCCTCTTAGTTCTGCACACAGCAGTAACACAACCACAGCCGTCACTATTATGTAAGTTTGGCACATCTTCAACAACTGCATGGGAGATACTATCTGAGGTTCTGCAAAACAAACCTGCGCAGAAATTCACAAGCAGTGCAAAGTTATGTTAAAACCCCCAGGTTGTCACGGCAACAAAGAGTGCTGATGAGAGATGGTTTCTATCCATCTGGCCACAGATCAATAAAGCCAACACATTCTCCTCCCAGAGTCATCATGTACTGACGTTCggttaatcaatcaatcaagatactaTAAGGACCCCTTCGCATCAAACATGTACGTATTGGAAGTCCCCaactggttgtttttttctcgtGCTGGCTTTTCGTAAAACCAAGGGTCCGGTACCGGATGCTGACTGCTCCTCGGGACatgtccagtactggtacccaaacccggtattGATAACCTAACCCGGCACTAGATGTGGTATTGGATTTGTTTCTGGCCGCGAACCAGttccaaaaatctaaaaaatgatatatatattgGAGGGTATTATATCATgctcatttacaaaataaataaacattcaatcaatGTATGTTGACTGTGCCACCAGACAAAACAACACTCTGGACCTGTGTTTTGTTAATGTCAACCAAGCGTACCAGACCCAGGCCATGCCTCCGCTGGGGGAGTCTGACCAcaatttggtttatttgaaaCCATTTTATAAACCTATTGTGTCGAGACTCCCTACAACCTACAAATTGGTAAGGAAATGGTCTCCAGAGGCTGATGAAGCCCTGCAGGACTGCTTTCACTCCACTGACTGGAATCTGTTACTAGAGGATTTTGACAGCGACTTGAATGGATCAGTTGAAAGAGTCACAGACTATATTAACTTTTGCACCGACACAGTGGCTCCACTGAAATCAGTGAGATGTTTTCCCAATAATAAACCTTGGAtcacaaacaacattaaagatcTCTTAAACTTGAAGAAGGAGGCTTTTAAAGTGGGCGATTGAGAAAAGCTGAGAACAGTGCAACACGAGGTGAGAAGGAGTAAAAGGCGAGCCAGATGGGAATATAAAGGAAAGCTCGAGAAGAAGTTACAGCAAAACAACATGAAAGAGGTGTGGAGAGGCATGAGGGCCATTACTGGCTACAAG contains:
- the LOC112142141 gene encoding G-protein coupled receptor 4-like, with translation MENQTSSNSFHQNITYGCNEGEYAIYVSSLFFAGVGLPLALVAIIALRSVVRADHVAPVYVINLLISDLLQLCCNVVFVATNQTKICKYFYHIFNYGLMVSICFMVIISLERYLSVAWPLWYRLRRNIRTSVKICIVAWLICLSLLIINALMGELIILMAGFLLLPVPLFIFSLWGTVKALNRARSVQTDEKRRIIAVLVLVLIIYTLLFLPDIIFLSSNNKNVRVTAYIFLRFSPLADLVLYIFMRKGIGDKILDCLCGKMMPDSFNQSGQNSAIMELGSPGETWIGD